Proteins encoded by one window of Chloroflexaceae bacterium:
- the rsfS gene encoding ribosome silencing factor, with protein MALERSIAIETGTIARRVVELAEDKQANEIVLLDIRPQSVIADYFVICSGENDRQIRAIVDHIDEKVHQEFGLNPRREGTPETGWIVLDYDDVVVHVFSPAQREYYRLERLWSKVPPVVVVQ; from the coding sequence GTGGCGCTAGAAAGGAGCATTGCTATCGAGACCGGAACTATTGCCCGCCGCGTCGTCGAGCTGGCCGAAGACAAGCAGGCTAATGAGATTGTGCTGCTCGACATTCGCCCGCAAAGCGTTATCGCCGATTATTTCGTGATTTGCTCCGGGGAAAATGATCGCCAGATCCGGGCAATTGTAGACCACATTGACGAAAAGGTGCACCAGGAGTTTGGACTGAACCCGCGCCGCGAAGGCACCCCCGAAACCGGTTGGATCGTGCTCGACTACGACGATGTCGTCGTTCACGTGTTCAGCCCGGCCCAGCGCGAGTATTACCGCCTGGAGCGGTTGTGGAGCAAGGTGCCCCCTGTGGTCGTAGTGCAATGA
- a CDS encoding PspC domain-containing protein — protein sequence MQPRLRRSATESMVAGVCGGLAEYFNIDPAIVRLIFVVVTLTSGLGLPAYLILWVVMPRAAPASMRQLSGAMEQSAQRARTGGGEAPDEAPVPSLEQFAGQPSGMEGSAEQPAPPPESAGQPERRHARWRTLGLILIGIGGLVLLDQFGIDTSLLFPALLIVAGVILLQRQR from the coding sequence ATGCAGCCCCGTCTGAGGCGGAGCGCCACCGAGTCAATGGTGGCGGGCGTTTGTGGCGGTCTCGCCGAGTATTTCAATATTGACCCGGCGATCGTGCGCCTGATCTTTGTAGTGGTAACCCTCACCAGCGGGCTCGGATTGCCGGCCTATCTGATCCTGTGGGTGGTGATGCCCAGGGCGGCGCCGGCCAGCATGCGGCAGCTTTCGGGTGCTATGGAACAATCGGCGCAACGCGCCCGCACCGGCGGTGGCGAAGCACCCGATGAGGCGCCGGTTCCGTCTCTCGAACAGTTCGCTGGCCAGCCATCAGGCATGGAAGGCAGCGCCGAGCAGCCGGCGCCACCGCCGGAATCCGCCGGTCAGCCCGAACGTCGCCACGCTCGCTGGCGCACCCTCGGGCTGATCCTCATCGGGATTGGCGGACTGGTCCTGCTGGATCAGTTCGGTATAGATACGTCCTTGCTCTTTCCCGCGCTGCTGATCGTCGCCGGGGTGATCCTGTTGCAACGCCAGCGCTGA
- a CDS encoding STAS domain-containing protein, with product MTRFIQTLTEVATPDPDTRRRGRILITICLGIIVVLLTVGVGLTLLQPMPRRFVNLGLAVLVFASAGALARKGFVTAGAYVLIVLSILGTLSGLFLNPTSPFNLFYLLIGVLLSSILLPPNQIWIVLGMLIAGVLGASALVPEATRQAINLPLAIGHLTVLLVVSAFIAFIGALNLQRALREAESTRRQLETTNQQLSEMNATLEKRVTERTARLHQMVEEQRAMASRLAESLQAQQQLNQMFMAVATPVIPVSDETLVIPLIGNINEGRAHNLLTTALQALEEQQARVLILDVTGVAIVDTQVAEVLLQVARAARLMGAETILAGIRPELAQTLVSLGADLGNLRTAARLQTALSLIPNGKGEASR from the coding sequence ATGACGCGGTTCATTCAAACGCTCACTGAAGTCGCGACACCTGATCCCGACACCAGGCGCCGGGGCCGGATCTTGATCACAATCTGTCTCGGCATTATCGTCGTTCTGCTAACGGTCGGGGTGGGGCTGACGCTGCTGCAACCGATGCCCCGGCGGTTCGTCAATCTTGGACTTGCAGTGCTGGTCTTTGCCAGCGCGGGGGCGCTGGCGCGCAAGGGTTTTGTCACTGCGGGAGCGTATGTTCTGATCGTGCTCAGCATCCTCGGCACATTGAGCGGTTTGTTTCTTAATCCGACCTCTCCTTTCAACCTGTTTTATCTGCTTATCGGCGTGTTGTTGTCCAGCATTCTGCTGCCTCCGAATCAGATCTGGATCGTGCTGGGGATGTTAATCGCTGGAGTCCTGGGCGCCTCTGCGCTGGTTCCCGAGGCGACCAGGCAGGCGATCAATCTGCCGCTGGCCATCGGGCATCTCACCGTGCTGCTGGTCGTCAGCGCCTTTATTGCCTTTATCGGGGCGCTGAACCTGCAGCGCGCGCTGCGAGAGGCCGAAAGCACCCGGCGTCAACTCGAAACGACCAACCAGCAGTTGTCCGAAATGAACGCCACGTTAGAGAAGCGGGTCACGGAACGCACGGCGAGGCTGCACCAGATGGTCGAGGAACAGCGCGCCATGGCGTCCCGGCTCGCCGAAAGTCTCCAGGCTCAGCAGCAGTTGAACCAGATGTTTATGGCGGTGGCGACGCCGGTGATTCCAGTAAGTGATGAGACACTGGTGATCCCGTTGATCGGCAACATTAATGAAGGCCGCGCGCACAACCTGTTAACAACGGCCCTCCAGGCGCTTGAGGAGCAGCAGGCCCGCGTCCTGATCCTTGATGTGACCGGTGTGGCGATTGTTGACACACAGGTCGCCGAAGTGCTGTTACAGGTAGCCCGGGCTGCCCGGCTGATGGGCGCCGAGACGATCCTGGCAGGCATCCGCCCCGAACTGGCGCAGACGCTTGTAAGCCTGGGCGCGGATCTCGGCAACCTGCGCACCGCCGCCAGGTTGCAGACCGCCCTGTCGCTGATTCCCAACGGGAAAGGCGAGGCAAGCAGGTAA
- the rlmD gene encoding 23S rRNA (uracil(1939)-C(5))-methyltransferase RlmD, with protein MRAKEFRRLVTDLARSGEAVLPRCRHAVECGGCAFQDRAYSAQIAAKRTALGRVFTEVGAPTMTAAGDLELVPSPDPFGYRTRMDYVTTRGRFGLRARGRFSQVVDLEECHLIPPVAFAAARAVWAKARALDLPDYDVRRHEGFLRYIVVRRSPDNELLLATVTAAGEPEEAMERLAAAALEQPGVVGFHWLRNDSLTDLSFGVAVRHWGAATLSMRVGRLRLAIGPNTFFQNNVHLLERLLDDVSAAVEPGSRAVADLYGGVGLIALTLAPRAASVVCVEAIEESATLARENAASNGVANVQIIAADVAAYLRAQGPGAFDVMVLDPPRTGLGPDVCREVLRIGPRRIVYVSCNPLSQIEDLRMLAPVYAARFLRGYDMFPHTPHVETLAVLDRA; from the coding sequence ATGCGCGCGAAAGAGTTCCGGCGCCTGGTGACCGACCTGGCCCGGTCCGGGGAGGCGGTCCTGCCCCGTTGCCGGCATGCCGTCGAATGCGGCGGCTGCGCATTTCAGGACCGGGCCTACTCGGCCCAGATCGCTGCCAAACGGACTGCGCTCGGGCGCGTCTTCACGGAAGTCGGCGCGCCGACGATGACCGCAGCCGGGGACCTGGAGCTGGTCCCTTCGCCTGACCCCTTCGGTTATCGCACGCGCATGGACTATGTGACCACCAGGGGGCGCTTCGGGTTGCGGGCGCGGGGACGCTTCAGCCAGGTGGTGGATCTGGAGGAGTGCCATCTCATTCCTCCTGTGGCTTTCGCGGCGGCCCGCGCGGTGTGGGCCAAGGCTCGCGCCCTCGATCTGCCCGACTACGACGTGCGGCGTCACGAGGGCTTTTTGCGCTACATCGTCGTGCGCCGCAGCCCCGATAATGAACTGCTGCTGGCGACGGTTACCGCTGCCGGCGAGCCGGAAGAAGCCATGGAGCGCCTGGCCGCCGCGGCGCTGGAGCAGCCCGGTGTGGTCGGCTTTCACTGGCTGCGTAACGACAGCCTGACGGACCTCTCCTTCGGCGTGGCGGTGCGCCACTGGGGCGCCGCGACGCTGAGCATGCGCGTCGGGCGCCTGCGCCTGGCAATAGGCCCCAATACCTTCTTCCAGAACAATGTGCATCTCCTGGAGCGCCTTCTGGACGACGTGAGCGCCGCGGTCGAGCCCGGGTCGCGCGCCGTAGCCGACCTGTACGGCGGCGTGGGCCTCATCGCGCTGACCCTGGCTCCGCGCGCGGCCAGCGTGGTCTGCGTAGAAGCGATAGAGGAGAGCGCGACCCTGGCGCGTGAAAATGCCGCGTCGAACGGCGTCGCCAACGTCCAGATCATCGCCGCTGACGTAGCGGCGTATCTGCGCGCTCAGGGGCCGGGCGCCTTCGACGTAATGGTGCTCGACCCGCCTCGCACCGGTCTGGGTCCCGATGTCTGCCGCGAAGTGCTGCGGATCGGGCCGCGGCGCATTGTCTACGTCTCGTGCAATCCGCTCTCTCAGATCGAAGATCTGCGCATGCTCGCTCCCGTTTACGCCGCGCGTTTCCTGCGCGGTTACGATATGTTCCCCCACACCCCTCATGTAGAAACGCTCGCCGTGCTTGACCGGGCGTGA
- the aroE gene encoding shikimate dehydrogenase, whose amino-acid sequence MQRIILIGDPVAHSRSPHMHNAALQHLGIAARYEAMRTTAAELPARVAALRGPEYLGANVTLPHKQAVIPLLDRLEEQAAMIGAVNTIYKDAGALVGANTDAPALLADLADAGVDLAGRGVVILGASGAARAAAFALAGTGIGSLVIANRTLERAEELLADLLIAITDEQGLTASGEAPPTLIALDLRDPDLREHLAACDLLVNATALGWHEGETPLPDPPVGPHTLVYDMVYRPTRLLREAAARGAATRDGLGMLLHQGALAFTRWTGRPAPLAVMRAALQELQENKGQG is encoded by the coding sequence ATGCAGCGCATCATTCTCATCGGCGATCCGGTGGCCCACAGCCGCTCGCCGCACATGCACAACGCCGCCCTCCAGCACCTCGGCATCGCCGCGCGCTACGAGGCGATGCGCACCACTGCGGCTGAGCTTCCGGCGCGAGTGGCAGCCCTGCGCGGCCCGGAATACCTCGGCGCCAACGTCACCCTGCCACATAAGCAAGCGGTTATCCCCCTCCTCGACCGGCTTGAGGAGCAGGCCGCAATGATCGGAGCGGTCAATACGATCTACAAAGACGCCGGCGCCCTCGTCGGGGCCAACACCGACGCCCCGGCGCTGCTCGCCGATCTGGCCGACGCCGGCGTTGACCTGGCCGGGCGCGGCGTGGTGATCCTCGGCGCCAGCGGCGCGGCCCGCGCGGCCGCCTTCGCCCTGGCCGGAACCGGTATTGGCAGCCTGGTGATTGCCAACCGCACCCTTGAGCGCGCCGAGGAGCTGCTTGCCGACCTGCTTATCGCCATCACCGACGAGCAGGGGTTGACCGCCTCCGGCGAGGCGCCGCCCACCCTGATCGCCCTTGACCTGCGCGACCCCGACCTGCGCGAGCATCTTGCCGCCTGCGACCTGCTGGTCAACGCTACGGCCCTCGGCTGGCACGAGGGAGAGACGCCCCTGCCCGATCCCCCGGTCGGGCCGCATACTCTGGTCTACGACATGGTCTACCGCCCCACGCGCCTGCTGCGCGAGGCCGCGGCGCGCGGCGCCGCCACCCGCGATGGCCTGGGCATGCTGCTGCACCAGGGCGCCCTGGCCTTCACCCGCTGGACCGGGCGCCCGGCCCCCCTCGCCGTGATGCGCGCTGCGTTGCAAGAGTTGCAAGAGAACAAAGGCCAGGGATGA
- the thrC gene encoding threonine synthase — translation MPTYRAWFAAQDDPDERYPLTEVVYYSRSGGLLEVQHDLDALRQVSAEEWKQLFDRRWMRTAWPYGSGVWGKKEWVCPELDDENIVSMFEGGTNLFWAERFGREIGVEDFWIKMCGNSHTGSFKDLGMTVLVSVVKQMIREGKPIRAVACASTGDTSAALAAYGAAAGIPTIVFLPRGKVSVAQLVQPIAHGATVISLDTDFDGCMRIVREITADPDNGLYLANSLNSLRIEGQKTVGIEIVQQFDWEVPDWIVIPGGNLGNTFALGKGLLMMYDLGLISRLPRIACAQAEHANPLYRAYRNDWRYEPITAGTTAASAIQIGAPVSINRAISTLQRFNGVVEQASEQELADAAARADRTGAYACPHTGVALAAAIKLVEQGVIRRSDRVVVVSTAHGLKFSRFKVEYHEGQLREVVSTYANPPIELPPDIDAVRRVLDERMAAAERGS, via the coding sequence ATGCCTACGTACCGCGCCTGGTTCGCCGCTCAAGACGATCCCGACGAACGCTACCCGCTGACCGAGGTGGTCTACTACTCGCGCTCCGGCGGGTTGCTCGAGGTGCAGCACGATCTCGACGCTCTGCGCCAGGTAAGCGCTGAGGAGTGGAAGCAACTCTTTGACCGCCGCTGGATGCGCACCGCCTGGCCGTATGGTTCTGGCGTCTGGGGCAAGAAGGAGTGGGTCTGCCCCGAACTGGACGACGAGAACATCGTCAGCATGTTCGAAGGCGGCACCAACCTCTTCTGGGCCGAACGCTTCGGGCGCGAGATCGGCGTTGAGGACTTCTGGATCAAGATGTGCGGCAACAGCCATACCGGGTCCTTCAAGGACCTGGGGATGACCGTGCTGGTGAGCGTCGTCAAGCAGATGATCCGCGAAGGCAAGCCCATCCGCGCAGTGGCCTGCGCCTCCACCGGCGACACTTCAGCCGCCCTGGCGGCTTACGGCGCCGCCGCTGGCATTCCGACAATTGTCTTTCTGCCGCGCGGCAAGGTCAGCGTGGCCCAACTGGTGCAGCCCATCGCCCACGGGGCCACTGTCATCTCCCTCGACACCGACTTCGACGGCTGCATGCGCATTGTGCGCGAGATTACCGCCGATCCTGACAATGGCCTCTACCTGGCCAATTCGCTCAACTCGTTGCGTATCGAGGGCCAGAAGACGGTCGGGATCGAGATTGTGCAGCAGTTCGACTGGGAAGTGCCAGACTGGATTGTCATCCCTGGCGGCAACCTCGGCAATACCTTCGCCCTGGGCAAGGGCCTGCTAATGATGTACGACCTGGGACTGATCTCGCGCCTGCCGCGCATCGCCTGCGCCCAGGCCGAGCATGCCAACCCGCTCTATCGCGCCTACCGCAACGACTGGCGCTACGAGCCGATCACTGCCGGGACCACTGCGGCCTCGGCCATCCAGATTGGCGCGCCGGTCAGTATCAACCGGGCCATCAGCACTCTGCAGCGCTTCAACGGCGTGGTCGAGCAGGCCAGCGAGCAGGAGCTTGCCGATGCCGCCGCCCGCGCCGATCGCACCGGGGCCTACGCCTGCCCCCATACCGGCGTGGCCCTTGCAGCGGCGATCAAGCTGGTTGAGCAGGGCGTGATCCGGCGCAGCGACCGGGTGGTGGTGGTCTCAACCGCTCACGGGCTGAAGTTCAGCCGTTTCAAGGTCGAGTACCACGAAGGCCAGTTGCGCGAAGTGGTCAGCACCTATGCCAACCCGCCCATCGAACTGCCACCTGATATAGACGCCGTGCGCCGCGTGCTCGATGAACGCATGGCCGCGGCGGAACGGGGCAGCTAG
- the mltG gene encoding endolytic transglycosylase MltG produces MRHVRAFMLGISLFALVIACGGYVILSEIRAPAAAVGDPVEFIVEPGASASDIATALKAEGLIRQPALFTLLVRSQGLENKLQAGRYVLSPTMTMSQILIALQNSRMAEVQVTVLEGMRLEEIAATLEAARVTGAADFLAAARDGARFRQEFFVLSSLPDGASLEGYLFPDTYRFPEQARPEEIIRTMLNRFVEQYATIERGVQVPGATVHDLVTMASIVQREAARLDEMPLIAGVFWNRLKPEYAPIVGGILGADSTVQYAAGYSAEEGTWWRKTLTDDDLRIASPYNTRLNPGLPPGPIAAPGLAALKAAAQPDTAAGYLFFVASCARDGSHNFAATYEEFQRYEAEWLACQ; encoded by the coding sequence ATGCGCCATGTGCGCGCTTTCATGCTGGGCATCAGCCTCTTCGCTCTGGTAATCGCCTGCGGCGGCTATGTTATCCTGAGCGAGATCCGCGCCCCCGCAGCGGCGGTGGGCGACCCGGTCGAGTTCATCGTTGAGCCGGGCGCTTCGGCCAGCGATATTGCTACGGCTCTCAAGGCCGAGGGCCTGATCCGCCAGCCCGCGTTGTTTACACTGCTGGTGCGTAGCCAGGGGCTGGAGAACAAATTGCAGGCCGGGCGCTACGTCCTCAGCCCGACCATGACTATGAGCCAGATCCTGATCGCTCTGCAGAACAGCCGAATGGCTGAAGTGCAGGTGACCGTCCTGGAGGGAATGCGGCTGGAAGAGATCGCCGCTACGCTGGAAGCAGCGAGGGTGACCGGCGCGGCGGACTTCCTGGCCGCTGCCCGCGACGGGGCGCGTTTCCGGCAGGAGTTCTTTGTTCTAAGCAGCTTGCCCGATGGCGCCTCGCTCGAGGGCTACCTCTTCCCCGATACCTACCGCTTTCCCGAGCAGGCGCGTCCCGAGGAGATCATTCGCACCATGCTCAACCGCTTCGTCGAGCAGTACGCTACTATCGAACGCGGCGTGCAGGTGCCGGGGGCTACGGTTCACGACCTGGTGACGATGGCTTCCATCGTCCAGCGCGAGGCCGCGCGCCTCGATGAAATGCCGCTGATCGCCGGGGTGTTCTGGAACCGGCTCAAGCCCGAGTATGCGCCAATTGTCGGCGGCATTCTCGGCGCCGACTCCACGGTGCAGTATGCCGCGGGCTACAGCGCCGAAGAAGGCACCTGGTGGCGCAAGACATTGACTGATGACGATCTGCGCATTGCCAGCCCGTACAATACCCGGCTCAACCCCGGCTTGCCGCCCGGCCCGATCGCCGCCCCTGGCCTCGCCGCCCTGAAGGCCGCCGCACAGCCCGACACCGCCGCTGGCTATCTATTCTTCGTCGCCAGTTGCGCCAGAGACGGCAGCCACAACTTCGCCGCCACCTACGAGGAGTTTCAGCGCTACGAGGCCGAATGGCTCGCCTGCCAGTAG
- a CDS encoding peptidoglycan DD-metalloendopeptidase family protein, whose translation MSASDDQDRPVDRQRRKLRLALESKDVVPRKLPPQPLSDWFAEDEAAFPTFAETRLERPDRRVSDPDLKGERSVGPPRDGRYTSARVPRRADSEDSPAPDGRPRAEYRRPAPPPEARPAPPFEPIETSPAGRSDAANRARPFDDERRVVVRAESARTRTDVRHLPSEDARPARKPAGAAHLARAREMPGAGHAPDPVEWIGAWLGPLVPSGTSGAGHWGRVALVAVASLAVILALRGGPGDTPLGRWVQAQLNGYDGSGAITGAVARPIGDYTVEGPPSLTPQQIDAILRSYGSPATGTGKDWYNLGLKYGIDPAFAVAFFIHESGAGTNPNWAGLKPGGGTTHNIGNIICAGYPTCYGRFRDYGSWAEGIEDWYRLISVEYIQGRGVRTVAEIIPIYAPAFENDVQGYINVVQRLVDEWRTQFNASAYSLRGRGLPDEARPQGNPLRAPNTVVTQGYGVGTHAPAEVWGAIDLALDGDGDGRADPEGTWERPVYATHSGVVTVTANSHPGGNHVWVTNAAYRTGYAHLASFAVSDGQEVRRGDLIGYIGSTGMSSGPHLDYQVWVRQDARWVNVNPLEYGALEPLP comes from the coding sequence GTGAGCGCTTCCGACGACCAGGATCGTCCGGTGGATCGCCAGCGGCGTAAGCTACGTCTCGCTCTGGAGAGCAAGGATGTCGTCCCCAGGAAACTGCCTCCGCAGCCGCTCAGCGACTGGTTCGCCGAAGATGAAGCCGCCTTTCCCACCTTCGCCGAAACCCGTCTCGAGCGTCCGGACCGGCGCGTCAGCGACCCCGATCTGAAGGGAGAGCGATCCGTAGGGCCGCCCCGCGACGGGCGCTACACCTCTGCGCGCGTTCCGCGGCGCGCCGATAGCGAGGATTCGCCGGCGCCCGATGGCAGGCCACGGGCGGAATACAGACGCCCGGCGCCGCCTCCGGAGGCCAGGCCCGCGCCGCCGTTCGAGCCGATCGAAACATCGCCTGCCGGGCGTAGCGACGCCGCGAATCGAGCACGACCGTTTGACGACGAACGGCGCGTCGTCGTGCGGGCAGAGAGCGCGCGCACCCGCACAGATGTGCGCCACCTTCCCTCTGAGGATGCCAGGCCCGCCAGGAAGCCAGCGGGAGCCGCGCACCTGGCACGAGCGCGAGAAATGCCCGGAGCCGGTCACGCGCCTGACCCCGTAGAATGGATCGGCGCGTGGCTGGGCCCACTGGTGCCGTCCGGCACTTCCGGCGCCGGGCATTGGGGCAGGGTTGCCCTCGTTGCCGTGGCAAGCCTGGCGGTCATCCTCGCGCTGCGTGGCGGGCCGGGGGATACGCCCCTGGGCCGCTGGGTGCAGGCGCAGCTCAACGGCTACGACGGCAGCGGAGCGATCACCGGCGCCGTGGCGCGCCCGATCGGCGATTACACCGTCGAAGGGCCGCCGAGCCTTACCCCGCAGCAGATTGACGCCATTCTGCGCTCGTATGGCTCTCCCGCCACGGGCACCGGTAAGGACTGGTACAACCTCGGCCTGAAATACGGGATCGACCCTGCCTTCGCCGTCGCCTTTTTCATTCACGAGAGCGGCGCCGGCACCAACCCCAACTGGGCCGGGCTTAAACCAGGAGGCGGCACGACACATAACATCGGCAACATCATCTGTGCCGGCTACCCGACCTGCTACGGGCGCTTTCGCGACTACGGCTCCTGGGCCGAGGGCATCGAAGACTGGTATCGCCTGATCTCCGTCGAGTACATTCAGGGGCGCGGCGTCCGTACTGTTGCCGAGATCATTCCGATATACGCCCCGGCCTTCGAGAATGATGTTCAGGGATATATCAACGTCGTACAGCGCCTGGTGGACGAGTGGCGGACGCAGTTCAACGCTTCCGCATACTCGCTGCGCGGGCGCGGCCTGCCCGACGAGGCCCGCCCGCAGGGGAACCCGCTGCGGGCGCCGAACACCGTCGTAACGCAGGGCTACGGCGTCGGTACGCACGCCCCCGCAGAGGTCTGGGGCGCGATCGATCTGGCGCTCGATGGCGACGGCGATGGCAGGGCCGATCCTGAGGGTACATGGGAGCGTCCGGTCTACGCCACCCATAGCGGCGTGGTTACGGTCACTGCCAACAGCCACCCGGGAGGCAACCACGTCTGGGTAACCAATGCCGCCTACCGCACCGGCTATGCCCATCTCGCCTCCTTCGCCGTAAGCGATGGTCAGGAAGTGCGCCGTGGCGATTTGATCGGTTACATCGGCTCTACGGGGATGTCGTCAGGTCCCCACCTGGATTACCAGGTCTGGGTGCGGCAGGACGCGCGATGGGTGAACGTTAATCCCCTGGAGTACGGCGCGCTGGAGCCGCTGCCATAG
- a CDS encoding SDR family oxidoreductase, producing the protein MSLSGKVAIVTGGTGALGSAVVDTLLNAGAAVAVPYRRAGELDALRERLGRSGDAALSGAQVDLTDEQGVRAYYDQVAATAGGLDILVNVAGGFDGGKPVHETDWALWQQQLDINLKTAVISCAAATPHLISRGGGAIVNVSTRTATQAGANLAAYAASKRAVLQLTEALAAELRDYNITVNSILPSTIDTPANRRAAPQANHSRWVPPEAIARVILFLVGPDARIVSGAHIPVYGKA; encoded by the coding sequence ATGAGTCTGAGCGGTAAGGTGGCAATCGTAACGGGCGGAACCGGCGCCCTGGGCAGCGCAGTGGTTGATACGCTACTCAACGCCGGCGCCGCCGTGGCTGTTCCCTATCGCCGCGCCGGTGAACTGGACGCCCTGCGCGAGCGCCTGGGGCGCTCCGGTGACGCTGCACTGTCCGGCGCGCAGGTGGATCTGACGGATGAACAGGGCGTGCGGGCGTACTACGATCAGGTCGCGGCAACGGCGGGCGGTCTGGATATTCTGGTGAACGTAGCCGGCGGCTTCGACGGGGGCAAGCCCGTGCACGAGACCGATTGGGCGCTCTGGCAGCAACAACTCGATATCAATCTCAAGACGGCCGTGATCTCGTGCGCCGCGGCGACACCGCATTTGATCAGCCGCGGAGGCGGGGCCATCGTCAATGTGAGCACTCGCACCGCCACGCAGGCCGGCGCCAACCTGGCCGCCTATGCCGCCTCGAAACGGGCGGTGCTGCAACTGACCGAGGCCCTTGCCGCCGAGTTGCGCGACTACAACATCACTGTCAACTCGATCCTTCCCAGTACTATTGACACGCCCGCCAACCGCCGCGCCGCCCCGCAGGCCAACCACAGTCGCTGGGTGCCGCCGGAGGCCATCGCACGGGTCATCCTCTTCCTCGTCGGTCCCGACGCGCGGATCGTTAGCGGCGCCCACATACCGGTCTATGGCAAGGCGTAA
- a CDS encoding VCBS repeat-containing protein, protein MAVTSRELAGRLPAAPRRPGLGVAYVLTFLLAALAVHVLVGAVVERARIALDDLRYGRPRTAHVTGYVGHGAEGAGRPTHIVAMNLDRQVVVLELPGSDPQQARSLPGPYLFGSRQDLEPVVLSLLDMDGDGLNDLVLTVSNERVVYLNREGAFRLPTAEEQALLAQEQLP, encoded by the coding sequence ATGGCAGTGACGAGCAGAGAATTGGCGGGAAGGTTGCCCGCGGCGCCCCGGCGTCCGGGACTGGGCGTGGCCTACGTTTTAACGTTCCTGCTTGCGGCGCTGGCCGTCCACGTGCTGGTGGGCGCGGTAGTGGAGCGCGCGCGAATCGCCCTTGACGATCTGCGTTATGGCCGGCCCCGCACAGCCCACGTGACGGGGTACGTCGGCCACGGCGCGGAGGGCGCCGGTCGCCCGACGCACATTGTGGCCATGAACCTGGACCGGCAGGTTGTCGTACTTGAACTGCCGGGGAGCGATCCGCAGCAGGCCCGTAGTCTACCGGGTCCGTACCTGTTCGGCTCGCGCCAGGATCTTGAGCCTGTGGTATTATCTCTTCTGGACATGGACGGTGACGGCCTGAACGATCTGGTCCTCACGGTCAGCAACGAACGGGTCGTCTACCTTAATCGCGAGGGCGCATTCCGTCTGCCCACGGCGGAGGAGCAGGCGCTGCTGGCGCAGGAGCAACTTCCGTGA
- a CDS encoding dihydroorotate dehydrogenase-like protein, whose amino-acid sequence MVDLSTQYLGLHLKTPIVIASSPLSNRVETVQRLEEAGASAVVMSSLFEEQIIHASLEIDYLLSHGAESFAEALSYLPDTGRYSIGPEQYLEHVSRLKRSVGIPVIGSLNGVSKGGWVHYAKLIEEAGADALELNIYYIPTDPDLTSVQLEQTYIELVRAVRAELRIPLAVKISPYFTALPNFARRLVEAGANGLVFFNRFYQPDFDLENLTVVPNLRLSTSEDLRLPLREVAILHGRVHTDFAISGGVHTAFDVLKAMMAGAKVTQMASALLRGNYQQIVRSIIADLQAWMVEHEYDSITLMQGSMSQIAVAEPAAFERANYMKVLGSFRFSEGSSAHSTLTSGMLYPFLDTPVEE is encoded by the coding sequence ATGGTTGACCTGAGCACCCAGTACCTCGGCCTGCACCTGAAAACCCCGATCGTGATCGCCTCCTCGCCGCTTTCAAACCGCGTGGAGACGGTGCAGCGCCTGGAAGAAGCCGGCGCTTCGGCGGTAGTAATGTCCTCACTCTTTGAGGAGCAGATCATCCACGCCAGTCTGGAGATTGACTACTTGCTCAGCCACGGGGCCGAGAGTTTCGCTGAGGCGCTGAGCTATCTGCCCGATACCGGGCGCTACAGCATCGGGCCAGAGCAGTACCTGGAGCACGTCAGCCGCTTGAAACGTTCCGTCGGCATTCCGGTCATCGGCAGCCTCAATGGCGTCTCGAAGGGCGGCTGGGTCCACTACGCCAAGCTGATCGAGGAGGCCGGGGCTGATGCTCTCGAACTCAATATCTATTACATTCCCACCGACCCGGATCTGACCAGCGTCCAGCTCGAGCAGACCTACATCGAACTGGTGCGGGCGGTGCGGGCCGAGTTGCGCATCCCTCTGGCGGTGAAGATCAGCCCGTACTTCACCGCCCTGCCTAACTTCGCCCGGCGCCTGGTCGAGGCCGGGGCCAATGGGCTGGTGTTTTTCAACCGCTTCTACCAGCCCGATTTCGATCTGGAAAACCTCACTGTGGTGCCAAATCTGCGCCTGAGCACCTCGGAGGATCTGCGCCTCCCCCTGCGCGAGGTCGCCATCCTCCACGGGCGCGTGCATACCGACTTCGCCATTTCGGGCGGAGTGCACACGGCCTTCGATGTGCTGAAGGCGATGATGGCCGGTGCGAAGGTGACGCAGATGGCCTCGGCGCTGCTACGGGGCAATTATCAGCAGATTGTGCGCAGCATCATTGCCGACCTGCAGGCCTGGATGGTCGAGCACGAGTACGACTCGATCACCCTGATGCAGGGCAGCATGTCACAGATTGCCGTGGCCGAGCCGGCCGCCTTCGAGCGCGCCAACTACATGAAGGTGCTTGGCTCGTTCCGCTTCAGCGAAGGGTCTTCGGCCCATTCCACGCTCACCAGCGGCATGCTCTACCCCTTCCTCGATACGCCCGTGGAGGAGTGA